A genomic segment from Barrientosiimonas humi encodes:
- a CDS encoding response regulator transcription factor: MIRVALVDDHPLVRSGLSALIDGEDDLQVVTQADSLETAVAALRETPAEWC; encoded by the coding sequence GTGATCCGGGTCGCGCTGGTCGACGACCACCCGCTCGTACGCTCGGGTCTGTCGGCCCTCATCGACGGCGAGGACGACCTGCAGGTGGTGACCCAGGCCGACAGCCTGGAGACGGCGGTCGCCGCGCTGCGCGAGACCCCCGCCGAGTGGTGCTGA